In the Aeromicrobium fastidiosum genome, GCGCCTGAGGACTGAGGACACATGGCCATTCGCAAGTACAAGCCGACCACGCCGGGCCGACGAGGCTCCAGCGTCGCCGACTTCGCCGAGATCACCCGCACCACGCCGGAGAAGTCCCTGGTGGAGCCGCTGCCCAAGAAGGGCGGCCGCAACAACCAGGGCCGGATCACGACGCGGCACCAGGGTGGCGGACACAAGCGCGCCTACCGCATCATCGACTTCCGTCGCTACGACAAGGACGGCGTCCCCGCGAAGGTCGCTCACATCGAGTACGACCCCAACCGCACGGCACGCATCGCGCTGCTGCACTACGCGGACGGCGAGAAGCGCTACATCATCGCGCCCGAGGGTCTCAAGCAGGGCATGACCGTCGAGGCCGGCGTCGGCTCCGACATCAAGGTCGGCAACAACCTGCCGCTGCGCAACATCCCCGTCGGAACGCTGCTGCACAACATCGAGCTGCGCCCCGGTGGCGGAGCCAAGATGGGCCGTTCGGCCGGTGTGCGCGTCCAGCTCGTCGCCAAGGAAGGCGCCAAGGCGCAGCTGCGTCTGCCTTCCGGCGAGATGCGCTACGTCGACGTCCGCTGCCGCGCCACGATCGGCGAGGTCGGCAACGCCGAGCAGTCCAACATCAACTGGGGCAAGGCCGGCCGCAACCGCTGGAAGGGCAAGCGCCCGACCGTCCGTGGTGTCGCCATGAACCCGGTCGACCACCCGCACGGTGGTGGTGAGGGCAAGACGTCCGGTGGACGTCACCCCGTCTCGCCGTGGGGCAAGCCGGAGGGCCGTACGCGCAAGCGCAAGGCCAGCGACTCCCAGATCGTCCGCCGCCGCAAGTCCGGCCGCTAAAGAGGATTGGTTCACTAATGCCACGCAGTTTGAAGAAGGGCCCGTTCGTTGACGGGCACCTCGAGAAGAAGGTCGACGCGCAGAACGCGGCCGACACGCACACCGTGATCAAGACCTGGTCGCGTCGCTCGATGATCCTGCCGTCCTTCATCGGACACACGATCGCCGTGCACGACGGCCGCAAGCACGTGCCCGTGTTCATCACGGACTCGATGGTGGGTCACAAGCTGGGCGAGTTCGCCCCGACCCGCACGTTCCGTGGTCACGAGAAGGACGACCGGAAGGCGAAGAGGCGATGAGTGCAGCTACCCGTGAGAGCGTCAGCGCTCGCCGCGAGCGTCTGCTGGGCGACGAGCCCGGTGCCTTCGCCGTGTCGCGCTTCGTGCGCGTCACCGCGCAGAAGTCGCGCCGCATCGGCGACCTGATCCGTGGCGAGTCCGTCGAGAACGCGCTCAACATCCTGCAGTTCGCGCCGCAGGCCGTCGCCGAGGTGTTCTACAAGCTCGTCGACAGCGCTGCTGCGAACGCCGAGAGCACCGAGGGTCTCGACCGCTCGACGCTGATCATCACGACGGTCCACGTCGACGAGGGTCCGACCATGAAGCGTTGGCGTCCGCGCGCCAAGGGTGCGGCCAACCGCATCCTCAAGCGCAGCAGCCACCTGACGGTCGTCGTCCAGCCGGCCGACTTCGTGCAGGCCAAGGCCGAGGCGGCCAACATCAAGAACTCCAAGAAGAAGGGCGGGAACCGATAGTGGGACAGAAGATCAACCCTCACGGGTTCCGACTCGGCATCTCCACCGATCACAAGAGCCGTTGGTACGCCGACAAGCTCTACAAGAGCTACGTCGGTGAGGACGTCCAGATCCGCAGGATGCTCACCAAGGGCATGGACCGTGCCGGCATCAGCCGCGTCGAGATCGAGCGCACGCGTGACCGCGTTCGTGTCGACATCCACACGGCCCGCCCTGGCATCGTCATCGGCCGCCGTGGCGCCGAGGCCGACCGCATCCGCGGCGACCTCGAGAAGCTCACGGGCAAGCAGGTGCAGCTCAACATCCTCGAGGTCAAGAACCCCGAGATGGATGCGCAGCTGGTCGCCCAGGGCGTCGCCGAGCAGCTCTCGGGCCGCGTGCAGTTCCGTCGTGCCATGCGCAAGGCGATGCAGTCCACGATGCGCTCGGGTGCCAAGGGCATCCGGATCCAGTGCTCGGGTCGTCTCGGCGGCGCCGAGATGAGCCGCTCGGAGTTCTACCGCGAGGGCCGCGTGCCCCTGCACACGCTCCGTGCCGACGTCGACTACGGCTTCTACGAGGCCAAGACCACCTTCGGTCGCATCGGCGTCAAGGTCTGGATCTACAAGGGCGAGGTCGCCGGCACCCGTGCCGAGCGCGAGGCGGAGGCCGCCAAGCGCGCCGCCGCTCCCGGCAGCAACCGTCGTCCCGCCCGTGGCGGAGCTCCTACCGGTGGTGCCCGTCGTCCCGAGCGTCCCGCTCGCGATGACGCCGCCCCCGCGACGGACGCCGCCGCTGCACCCACCGAGGCACCCGCCGAGGCGGTCGCCGCTACTCCGGCAGGGGAGGCTTCCTGATGTTGATGCCCCGCAGGGTCAAGTACCGCAAGCAGCACCACCCCGCACGTCGCGGCGCCGCCAAGGGCGGCACCGAGCTGGCGTTCGGCGACTTCGGCATCCAGTGCATCACGCCCGCCTACGTGACCAACCGTCAGATCGAGTCCGCTCGTATCGCCATGACGCGTCACATGAAGCGTGGCGGCAAGGTCTGGATCAACATCTACCCCGACCGTCCGCTCACCAAGAAGCCTGCCGAGACCCGCATGGGTTCCGGTAAGGGTTCGCCCGAGTGGTGGGTCGCCAACGTCAAGCCCGGCCGCGTCATGTTCGAGCTGTCCGGCGTCGACGAGAAGACCGCCCGTGAGGCCACGCGCCTCGCGATCCACAAGCTGCCCATGAAGGCACGCTTCATCTCCCGAGAGACAGGTGAGCTGTGATGGCCGCAGTGACCACCGCCGCAGAACTGCGCGCCGTCAGCTCCGACGACCTGGCGCAGAAGCTGGCCGAGTCCAAGGAAGAGCTGTTCAACCTGCGTTTCCAGAACGCGACCGGACAGCTCGACAACACCGCCCGTCTGCGCGCAGTGCGCAAGGACATCGCCCGCATCTACACCGTCATGCGTGAGCGCGAGCTCGGCATCGTGGAAGAGGTTGAGGCATGAGTGACAAGAAGGCAGAAGTGACCAACGAGCGCACAGCACGCAAGACCCGCGAGGGTCTCGTCGTCAGCGACAAGATGGACAAGACCGTCGTGGT is a window encoding:
- the rpmC gene encoding 50S ribosomal protein L29; protein product: MAAVTTAAELRAVSSDDLAQKLAESKEELFNLRFQNATGQLDNTARLRAVRKDIARIYTVMRERELGIVEEVEA
- the rpsS gene encoding 30S ribosomal protein S19; amino-acid sequence: MPRSLKKGPFVDGHLEKKVDAQNAADTHTVIKTWSRRSMILPSFIGHTIAVHDGRKHVPVFITDSMVGHKLGEFAPTRTFRGHEKDDRKAKRR
- the rpsC gene encoding 30S ribosomal protein S3; its protein translation is MGQKINPHGFRLGISTDHKSRWYADKLYKSYVGEDVQIRRMLTKGMDRAGISRVEIERTRDRVRVDIHTARPGIVIGRRGAEADRIRGDLEKLTGKQVQLNILEVKNPEMDAQLVAQGVAEQLSGRVQFRRAMRKAMQSTMRSGAKGIRIQCSGRLGGAEMSRSEFYREGRVPLHTLRADVDYGFYEAKTTFGRIGVKVWIYKGEVAGTRAEREAEAAKRAAAPGSNRRPARGGAPTGGARRPERPARDDAAPATDAAAAPTEAPAEAVAATPAGEAS
- the rplB gene encoding 50S ribosomal protein L2, producing the protein MAIRKYKPTTPGRRGSSVADFAEITRTTPEKSLVEPLPKKGGRNNQGRITTRHQGGGHKRAYRIIDFRRYDKDGVPAKVAHIEYDPNRTARIALLHYADGEKRYIIAPEGLKQGMTVEAGVGSDIKVGNNLPLRNIPVGTLLHNIELRPGGGAKMGRSAGVRVQLVAKEGAKAQLRLPSGEMRYVDVRCRATIGEVGNAEQSNINWGKAGRNRWKGKRPTVRGVAMNPVDHPHGGGEGKTSGGRHPVSPWGKPEGRTRKRKASDSQIVRRRKSGR
- the rplV gene encoding 50S ribosomal protein L22 — its product is MSAATRESVSARRERLLGDEPGAFAVSRFVRVTAQKSRRIGDLIRGESVENALNILQFAPQAVAEVFYKLVDSAAANAESTEGLDRSTLIITTVHVDEGPTMKRWRPRAKGAANRILKRSSHLTVVVQPADFVQAKAEAANIKNSKKKGGNR
- the rplP gene encoding 50S ribosomal protein L16 — its product is MLMPRRVKYRKQHHPARRGAAKGGTELAFGDFGIQCITPAYVTNRQIESARIAMTRHMKRGGKVWINIYPDRPLTKKPAETRMGSGKGSPEWWVANVKPGRVMFELSGVDEKTAREATRLAIHKLPMKARFISRETGEL